The genomic region CACCGCCCCGCCCTACGCGGCCGTGCGCCAGGCCATCCAGGACGCGGGCGGCGCCTCGCTCGGCACCGAGGACTACCTCGCCCGCGTGCGTGACGCCGCCCCGAACGACACCGTCCGCGCGCTCGTCACGGAGCTGGCGGTCGAGGCCATCCACGCCAAGACGGTGGACGAGATCTACGCGGGGGTCCAGCTGGTCCAGGTGCGGCTGCGCGCCGTCGACCGCCGGGTCCACGAGATCCAGGGCACGCTGTCCCGGCTGGGCCCGCAGGCCCCGCCGGAGCAACTGGCCGCGGTCCAGGAGGAGCTGTGGGTGCTCCAGCAGTACGGCCAGCGGCTGCGCAACCGGGGCGCCGAGGGCCTGTAGGCCGGCCGAGTGCCTGTAAGGCGGGCCACGGGTCGCTAGGACGACGGGCCCTGGATCCGCTTCAGCCAGTCGCCGCCCGGTATCCCGGTGCCGGACTCCCGCAGGTCGCGGGCGACCAGCGGGGACGCCAGGTAGACCCAGGCGAGCACCCGGGTTCCGTCGGGGCGCAGCGCCTCACGGGCGATCCGGTCGTAGACGTTCCCCGGGCGGCCCGGGCCTGCGTACTCCTCCAGCCGGTCCAGCGCGGCCAGCAGTTCCTCGTACGCGCCCGGCTCCGCGGTGACCAGCTCCCCGGCGACGGCCGAACCGGGGTCCTCGACCGCGAAGGGGTAGCCGGGACCGTCGTAGAGAGCCACGTCCGCAAGGGTGGCGGGCTCCTCCGAGAGGGTGCGGCCGCGCAGGAACAGGTCGTGGTTGACCTCGCCCGGGCGCAGGGTCCCGTATACGAAGAACGGGAGCGGAGCGGTCGGATCTTGTGGCCGAACGACCGATGTCACGGGGCCCTCCCTGGGGTGCGGCGGAATACTCCGCAGGTGGGACGAAGGTCCCGACTCGGCTGCGTACCCCCACCGTACGCACCGCTGTTGCACGACCTCCCGTCACCCGGACGGCGCGGGCGGCCCGAATGGCGGTGATAGCTGCTTGACCTGTGGAAACAACGTCACGGCGGAGCGTCCACAGGCGGACCTGACGGGACATCAGCAGGCGCACGGCGGGCGGGCCGGGTTACCTCGGAACCACGACCCCGTGTCTCCAGGGAGAGTGTCCCCATGCGCCGACGTACCGCCCACGCGCTGACCGCCGCCACGCTGACCTGCGCCGCTTTCGCCGGCCCGGTCGCCGGTGCGGTCGCCGCCGCGGATCTCGGCATGGGGAGCTTCGCGCCCGGCGACTTCGCCGCGCTGGAGGTGTGGCCCAAGTCCGCCGCTCCCGGCACCACGGTCACCGTGAACACCAGTGCCTGCGGGCACGGCAGCCACGCCGAGGGTGATGCCACCACGGTGGGCGGCGGCCGGTTCAAGCTGGCCCCCGGCACCCGCAAGGAGGTGGTAGTCGGGCAGTTCCAGGTCGCCCACGGCACCCGTCCCGGCAGCTACGGCATCGGGGTGACCTGCGCGAACGGCAAGTTCGCCACCGGCGACCTGGTCGTCACCGAACGCGGCCCGCAGGGCCACGTCCAGACCGGGGTGGGCGGTGGCACGACCACCGCCACCGACCCCGCCAAGATCGCGGCGGGAGCGGCAGTGCTGGCCGCGACCGCCGTCGGCGGTACCTGGCTCCTGCGTCGCCGGGCGAGCGGCACGCGGAGCTGACGGACGCCCACCGCGGCTCCGGCCGCGGTCCGACCGGTACCGTCCCCCGTCGCCCGCCCCGCGAGGTCCCCCCGTCGCGGGGCCGGGCGACGGCCAGTCACCCCGAAACGGAAGCCGAGGGATACGGATGGGTGGCGATTTCGGAGGAATCCGGGGCCGCGACCGGCAGCCCTGGCCGACGCCCGGCCCCAGGAACGACCCCAGGGCCCCCAGGGCCTGCGACCGCCCTGGACCGGGTACGGCCTCCCCTGGCCGATCCGGCCGATCCGGCCGCATCCTCACCGCCCGCCAAGGGGGCCTCGTGGCCATCGCCGCCTGTGTCGGCATCTGGCTCGTGACGAGCGGTTCCCGAGAGCCCGTCGGCCCGCCGCTGCCCTCCCCCGCCGAGGCCCTGACCGCCTCCACCGCCTGGGGTCCCGGTCTCGCGCCGCTGACCGGATCCCCGCCCACCCGGATCCGGATCCCCTCCATCCGGGTCGACGCCCCGTTGACCGGGCTCGGCCTGCAGCCGGGCGGCAGCCTCGAAGTGCCCCCGCCGGACCGGAGCGATCTGGCCGGCTGGTACCGCGACGGCACCACACCGGGCGCCGTCGGCACCGCCGTCATCGCCGGGCACGTGGACGACGCCGCCGGGCCGGGGGTCTTCTACCACCTGGGGGCGCTGCGCCGCGGGGCCGCCGTCGAGATCCCGCGCGCGGACGGCCGTACCGCCGTGTTCAC from Streptomyces sp. NBC_00190 harbors:
- a CDS encoding class F sortase, producing the protein MAIAACVGIWLVTSGSREPVGPPLPSPAEALTASTAWGPGLAPLTGSPPTRIRIPSIRVDAPLTGLGLQPGGSLEVPPPDRSDLAGWYRDGTTPGAVGTAVIAGHVDDAAGPGVFYHLGALRRGAAVEIPRADGRTAVFTVHAVEVYDAKGFPDTRVYGPSARAELRVITCGGDFSPRTGYRGNVVVFAHLTGTY
- a CDS encoding gamma-glutamylcyclotransferase family protein, whose product is MTSVVRPQDPTAPLPFFVYGTLRPGEVNHDLFLRGRTLSEEPATLADVALYDGPGYPFAVEDPGSAVAGELVTAEPGAYEELLAALDRLEEYAGPGRPGNVYDRIAREALRPDGTRVLAWVYLASPLVARDLRESGTGIPGGDWLKRIQGPSS